A stretch of the Notamacropus eugenii isolate mMacEug1 chromosome 2, mMacEug1.pri_v2, whole genome shotgun sequence genome encodes the following:
- the LOC140522631 gene encoding cytochrome P450 2J2-like has product MFSLVSGLAMLATSLLLLRMLTFFLACSRFPPGPCPLPILGNLLQLNFQLHPEKLDQLARKHGSIFTVWLGSTPVVVLNGFQAVKDALVTHSEDFADRPVTPLFVDLFGDKGIISTSGHTWLQQRRFGLTTLRSLGMGKKVLEQRLQEEAQHLVEIFRRENGKSFDPHVPIFRAVANVICALVFGHRFSHGDPFFQRLMKAIDFGLAFVNTIWRRVQWYFLVHHCPALVLNARLFIQLYDVFPWLLRQLPGPHHKVFQHQETVKNLICQEIQSHKQRAPKDAEDFINCYLAQITKRKDDPMSTFNEENLIQVIIDLFVGGTETTATTLCWALLYMIHHRDVQEKIQKELDAVLAPSQVISFEDRKHLPYTNAVLHEVQRFCSVISVGAVRKCVTATTVQGFPIHKGTIILPNLASVLHDPEHWETPWQFNPNHFLDEEGNFVTNEAFLPFSAGHRVCLGELLAKAELFLVFTNLLREFQLHISEGTSGNEQDYIFWGTLQPQPYKICASPRLDWSRGCARKDSL; this is encoded by the exons ATGTTCTCCCTGGTCAGTGGTTTGGCCATGCTGGCCACCTCCCTCCTGCTCCTGAGAATGCTCACCTTCTTCCTGGCTTGCAGCCGGTTCCCTCCTGGCCCGTGCCCACTTCCCATCCTTGGAAATCTGCTGCAGTTGAATTTCCAGCTCCACCCTGAGAAGCTCGACCAG CTGGCCAGGAAACATGGCAGCATCTTCACTGTGTGGCTGGGGTCAACACCAGTGGTTGTACTGAATGGTTTCCAGGCTGTGAAGGATGCCTTGGTCACTCATTCAGAGGACTTTGCTGATCGGCCAGTTACCCCCCTCTTTGTGGACCTGTTTGGTGACAAAG GGATCATCTCTACCAGTGGTCACACCTGGCTACAGCAGAGACGATTTGGCCTGACCACCTTACGCAGCCTGGGAATGGGCAAGAAAGTCCTGGAGCAGCGGCTGCAGGAGGAGGCCCAGCACCTGGTGGAGATCTTTCGCAGAGAGAATG GCAAATCCTTTGATCCCCATGTTCCCATCTTCAGAGCAGTAGCCAATGTGATCTGTGCTCTGGTGTTTGGTCATCGCTTCTCCCATGGGGATCCCTTCTTCCAAAGACTGATGAAAGCAATTGACTTTGGGTTGGCCTTTGTCAATACCATCTGGCGCCGG GTGCAATGGTATTTTCTGGTACATCATTGCCCAG CTCTTGTGTTAAATGCACGTCTTTTTATCCAGCTGTATGATGTCTTTCCATGGCTACTGCGCCAACTCCCTGGACCTCACCACAAGGTCTTTCAGCATCAGGAGACTGTGAAGAATCTCATCTGTCAGGAGATCCAGAGCCATAAGCAAAGGGCACCCAAGGATGCAGAGGACTTTATCAACTGCTACTTGGCTCAGATCACTAAG AGAAAGGATGACCCTATGTCAACATTCAATGAAGAGAATTTGATCCAAGTAATCATTGACCTGTTTGTTGGGGGCACCGAAACCACAGCCACCACCCTGTGCTGGGCACTGCTGTACATGATCCATCACAGAGATGTTCAAG AAAAGATTCAGAAGGAGCTGGACGCAGTCCTGGCTCCATCCCAAGTGATCAGCTTTGAGGACCGGAAGCACTTGCCTTACACCAACGCCGTCCTCCATGAAGTTCAGCGCTTTTGTAGCGTCATCTCCGTGGGTGCTGTGCGCAAGTGTGTGACAGCCACCACCGTGCAGGGATTCCCCATCCACAAG GGCACAATCATCTTACCCAACCTGGCTTCTGTATTGCATGACCCTGAACACTGGGAGACCCCATGGCAATTCAATCCCAACCACTTCTTGGATGAAGAAGGAAACTTTGTGACCAATGAGGCCTTCCTGCCCTTCTCTGCAG GTCACCGGGTTTGCTTAGGAGAGCTGCTGGCTAAGGCAGAACTCTTCCTGGTGTTTACAAATCTCCTCCGGGAGTTTCAGCTGCACATTTCTGAAGGGACCTCTGGGAATGAGCAAGACTACATTTTCTGGGGCACACTGCAGCCCCAGCCCTACAAAATCTGTGCCAGCCCTCGTCTGGACTGGTCTCGAGGATGCGCCAGGAAAGACAGTCTTTAA